In one Bryobacteraceae bacterium genomic region, the following are encoded:
- a CDS encoding ferritin-like domain-containing protein, whose protein sequence is MDKQISIGLLNKAVADELQAVHQYMYFHFHLADQGFLPLAGLFKRIAVQEMGHVERLAERILFLKGDVKMELAGPVDAITDAEKMVARARDMEEQSAADYNKWALECSANADSASKQMFEGLVAEEEGHFDIYDKQLEHIKRFGPSYLALQSFEGSSQTGPSGGQGE, encoded by the coding sequence ATGGACAAGCAGATCAGTATCGGACTTCTCAATAAAGCAGTCGCGGACGAACTCCAGGCTGTCCACCAGTATATGTACTTCCATTTCCACCTCGCGGACCAGGGATTTCTGCCGCTGGCCGGTCTTTTCAAGCGGATCGCGGTTCAGGAAATGGGGCACGTGGAGCGGCTAGCCGAGCGCATCCTCTTTCTCAAGGGCGACGTGAAGATGGAACTGGCGGGCCCCGTCGATGCAATTACCGACGCGGAGAAGATGGTGGCCAGGGCTCGCGACATGGAAGAACAAAGCGCGGCCGACTACAACAAGTGGGCGCTCGAGTGCAGCGCCAACGCGGACTCCGCTTCCAAGCAGATGTTCGAGGGTCTTGTGGCCGAAGAAGAGGGCCACTTCGATATCTATGACAAACAGCTCGAGCACATCAAGCGTTTCGGGCCCAGCTACCTGGCCCTGCAATCGTTCGAAGGCTCTTCCCAAACCGGGCCGTCCGGCGGCCAGGGCGAATAG
- a CDS encoding protein kinase gives MTPDQYERVGELFARLGELAPAERSAEIDRVCAGDIELRRQVVRLLEADQEVEAGAFLERRAMDDAARLLEQDSTHLPELGAVIGNYRLDSRIGAGGMGVVYEGQDLRLPRRVAIKVLPLAPDGEDPELVQRFHREARAASLLSHPNIVSIFDADVDRGYSYIAMELVEGRTLRQLLESNPRGLDQRTILDLICQTAAALSAAHEAGVVHRDVKPENIMVRPDGFVKVLDFGLAKVENPNLESMLKSRAGLVAGTLHYLSPEQILGKPATPRSDLFSLGAVLYELATGALPFRGDTDGAIFDAVLHAVPEHPCALRPVLNRDLAAAILRALEKDPDLRFQTARDFRSAMLQIGRGSFSAIAVPLPRPTPPRHWSPAMLAAVLAVAGGAVGWLFLTRPRPLRQPVEFVQLTARAAADASPSLTPDGRQFIYASQERGNWDIYLQRTGGVNAVNLTANSPADDTQPALSRDGARIAFRSEREGGGLYVTELTGENPRRVASSGYLPAWSPDGRSMAYSTVDFTVPSIRGAPVSRLVVTDITSGEQRQLPTAGDGIQPNWSPHGARIAYWGIDSNAQRDIYTIAATDPDQRPVAATNDAALDWNPVWSSSGDAIYFLSDRGGTMNVWRVPVDESTGQTLGPAEPMTSPSLNVLHLNTAPDGSGFIYTAADNRTMLFRIGFDAARQMVSGPAEAMWGNDETLIFNFSFSPDGRQLVYDNVGDRQEDLWISSLDGAQRRRLTSDQHLDRIPTWSPVRNEIAFLSGRSGALETWVIRSDGGGLRQLTNVGQRRRAIWSPDGRWILAGAVKGLPVLVDSTAPGSAKSPPAPGLAGKEGAIFWDWKQGADVAVGEHHAGETAEIVFYRPFKGEYEATGMLGRRPVWLPGGRQIIFVRGAECVLYDPSAKKERRLFTVAPNELYAVNPSQPGRIYFTQTVLRSQIWMGRWEPGR, from the coding sequence ATGACGCCCGATCAATACGAACGCGTCGGCGAACTCTTCGCACGCCTCGGCGAACTCGCTCCCGCCGAACGCTCCGCCGAGATTGATCGCGTCTGCGCCGGCGACATCGAACTGAGGCGGCAGGTCGTTCGCCTGCTCGAGGCGGACCAGGAAGTCGAAGCGGGCGCTTTCCTCGAGCGAAGAGCCATGGACGACGCCGCACGCCTTCTTGAGCAAGACTCCACCCACTTGCCCGAACTCGGCGCCGTGATCGGCAACTACCGGCTCGACTCCCGAATCGGCGCCGGCGGGATGGGAGTCGTCTATGAGGGGCAGGATCTTCGTTTGCCGCGGCGCGTCGCCATCAAGGTCCTTCCGCTGGCCCCCGATGGGGAAGATCCCGAACTGGTCCAGCGATTCCACCGTGAGGCTCGCGCCGCCTCCCTGCTGAGTCATCCCAACATCGTTTCCATCTTCGATGCCGATGTCGACCGCGGCTATTCCTACATTGCGATGGAACTGGTCGAAGGCCGTACCCTGCGCCAGTTGCTCGAATCGAACCCCCGGGGCCTCGACCAGCGGACCATTCTCGATTTGATTTGCCAAACCGCCGCGGCCTTGAGCGCCGCCCACGAGGCTGGCGTCGTCCATCGGGACGTCAAGCCGGAGAACATCATGGTTCGCCCGGACGGATTCGTCAAAGTGCTGGACTTCGGCTTGGCCAAGGTCGAGAATCCCAACCTCGAAAGCATGCTGAAGTCACGGGCCGGCCTCGTCGCCGGCACGCTGCACTACTTGTCCCCAGAGCAGATTCTCGGCAAACCGGCCACGCCAAGAAGCGATCTCTTTAGCCTCGGCGCCGTTCTCTATGAACTTGCCACCGGCGCGCTCCCGTTTCGAGGCGACACCGACGGCGCCATCTTCGATGCCGTCCTCCACGCCGTGCCTGAGCATCCTTGCGCGCTCCGTCCAGTTCTGAATCGCGACCTTGCCGCCGCCATCCTCCGCGCTCTCGAAAAGGATCCCGATCTTCGATTTCAGACTGCTCGCGATTTTCGGTCCGCCATGCTCCAGATCGGCCGCGGCTCTTTCTCCGCCATCGCCGTCCCGTTGCCGCGACCCACTCCGCCGCGCCATTGGTCGCCGGCGATGCTGGCCGCGGTGTTGGCGGTGGCTGGCGGCGCCGTAGGCTGGCTTTTTCTCACTCGGCCGCGGCCCCTCCGCCAACCCGTCGAGTTTGTCCAGCTCACCGCCCGAGCCGCGGCGGACGCGTCCCCAAGCCTCACGCCCGACGGCCGTCAGTTCATCTATGCCAGCCAGGAACGCGGCAACTGGGACATCTATCTGCAGCGCACCGGAGGCGTGAACGCCGTCAATCTCACCGCGAATTCGCCCGCCGATGACACCCAGCCAGCGCTCTCCCGCGACGGAGCCAGGATCGCCTTTCGCAGTGAGCGGGAGGGCGGCGGTTTGTACGTGACGGAACTGACCGGAGAGAACCCCAGGCGCGTCGCCTCGAGCGGGTATCTGCCCGCCTGGTCCCCCGACGGCCGATCGATGGCGTACTCAACCGTCGACTTCACCGTGCCCAGCATTCGCGGCGCTCCGGTATCGCGGCTCGTCGTCACCGATATCACGTCCGGTGAGCAGCGGCAGCTCCCCACCGCGGGCGACGGTATCCAACCCAACTGGTCGCCCCACGGCGCCCGCATCGCCTATTGGGGAATCGACAGCAACGCACAGCGGGACATCTATACGATCGCCGCCACCGATCCGGACCAGCGCCCCGTGGCTGCGACCAACGATGCCGCGCTCGATTGGAATCCGGTGTGGTCTTCATCCGGTGACGCGATCTATTTCCTCAGCGACCGGGGCGGCACCATGAACGTTTGGCGCGTTCCTGTCGACGAGTCGACAGGCCAAACGCTCGGCCCCGCGGAGCCGATGACTTCACCGTCTTTGAACGTTCTGCACCTGAACACGGCGCCTGACGGAAGCGGCTTCATCTACACCGCCGCCGACAATCGCACCATGTTGTTCCGGATTGGTTTCGACGCGGCCAGGCAAATGGTCAGCGGTCCCGCGGAAGCCATGTGGGGCAACGACGAAACCTTGATTTTCAATTTCTCCTTCTCGCCCGACGGCAGGCAACTGGTTTATGACAACGTGGGTGACCGGCAGGAGGATCTCTGGATCTCCAGCCTTGATGGCGCCCAGCGCCGCCGCCTCACTTCGGACCAGCACCTGGACCGCATCCCCACCTGGTCTCCCGTACGCAACGAAATCGCGTTTCTATCCGGCCGCTCCGGCGCGTTGGAAACCTGGGTGATTCGGTCCGACGGCGGCGGCCTGCGTCAACTCACCAACGTGGGTCAGCGTCGCCGCGCGATCTGGAGCCCGGACGGCCGGTGGATTCTGGCCGGCGCCGTCAAAGGCCTCCCCGTACTGGTCGATTCCACGGCCCCTGGCTCCGCCAAGTCTCCGCCTGCCCCCGGCTTGGCCGGGAAGGAAGGCGCCATCTTTTGGGATTGGAAGCAGGGAGCCGATGTCGCGGTTGGCGAGCATCACGCGGGCGAGACCGCCGAGATCGTCTTCTACCGGCCCTTCAAGGGCGAGTACGAAGCTACGGGCATGTTGGGCCGCCGGCCGGTCTGGCTGCCAGGCGGCCGCCAGATCATCTTCGTCCGCGGCGCGGAGTGCGTCTTATACGATCCATCGGCGAAGAAGGAGCGGCGGTTGTTTACCGTTGCGCCGAACGAACTCTACGCCGTGAACCCCTCGCAGCCCGGCCGGATCTACTTTACGCAGACCGTGCTCCGCTCTCAGATCTGGATGGGCCGCTGGGAACCCGGCCGGTAG
- a CDS encoding sigma-70 family RNA polymerase sigma factor yields the protein MEAVQPAAAGEVTRLLNSWGNGDHAALERLTPLVYSELRRLARRNFAVERAGHLLQPSALVNEAFLRLIGGTPTEWSSRRHFFAFSARLMRQILIDFARAQDTDKRGHRRPHADLSQLRDRSAAEADPVDLIDLDTALDELAALNARHARIVELRYFGGLENTEIADVLGISDSTVVRNWRLARAWLFDRLKPPAQESAAPERS from the coding sequence ATGGAGGCAGTGCAGCCCGCCGCGGCTGGCGAAGTCACCCGGCTCCTCAACTCGTGGGGCAACGGCGACCACGCCGCTCTGGAGCGGCTAACCCCGCTCGTTTATTCCGAACTGCGTCGCCTCGCCCGCCGCAATTTCGCCGTTGAACGCGCTGGTCACCTCCTGCAACCATCGGCGCTTGTCAACGAAGCGTTCCTACGCCTCATCGGTGGAACGCCCACCGAATGGTCGAGCCGCAGGCATTTTTTCGCCTTCTCCGCCCGGCTGATGCGCCAGATTCTCATCGATTTCGCACGCGCTCAGGACACCGATAAGCGGGGCCACCGCCGTCCTCATGCCGACCTCTCGCAACTCAGGGATCGTAGCGCCGCCGAAGCCGACCCCGTCGATTTGATCGATCTCGACACCGCCCTGGACGAACTCGCCGCCTTGAATGCCCGCCACGCCCGCATCGTGGAGCTTCGCTACTTCGGCGGGCTCGAGAACACGGAGATCGCCGATGTCCTCGGCATTTCCGACTCCACCGTCGTTCGGAACTGGCGCCTTGCGCGTGCGTGGCTCTTCGACAGATTGAAGCCGCCGGCTCAGGAGAGTGCCGCGCCGGAGCGCTCTTGA
- a CDS encoding DUF971 domain-containing protein, with translation MWNGASEPEHIAVSRSKGIKIDWKDGHASDYTLGYLRDECPCATCTGAHGAEPQRTSYAQPDPSPFPMFKPALKILSIDAVGNYAVRIAWSDGHSTGIYSWEHLRRICPCGQCAGMPD, from the coding sequence ATGTGGAACGGAGCGTCTGAACCGGAGCATATCGCCGTCTCCCGGTCGAAGGGCATCAAGATCGATTGGAAAGACGGCCACGCGAGCGACTACACGCTCGGCTATTTGCGCGACGAGTGCCCCTGCGCCACTTGTACCGGGGCGCACGGCGCCGAGCCGCAGCGGACCAGCTATGCGCAGCCCGATCCGTCGCCGTTTCCGATGTTCAAGCCGGCTTTGAAGATCTTGTCAATCGACGCCGTGGGCAACTACGCGGTCCGAATCGCGTGGAGCGACGGCCACTCGACCGGAATCTATTCGTGGGAGCATCTGCGGCGGATTTGCCCATGCGGGCAGTGCGCCGGGATGCCGGATTGA
- a CDS encoding bifunctional (p)ppGpp synthetase/guanosine-3',5'-bis(diphosphate) 3'-pyrophosphohydrolase, which produces MSSSAGSVSAPGQPSSSAGGGSPEGTSPAADGLFLQLEERVRQLRPNEPIEPLRAAYEFAALKHSGQARDNGEPYITHPLSVALILAGVNMDVVGLQTAILHDTLEDTGARLDELRKLFGAEVAHCVDGVTKLTKVHMYSREERQAESVRKMLLAMVGDLRVILVKLADRLHNMRTLEPLPRERQQRIAQETLELYAPIAHRLGMGKIRGELEDLAFRYAEPDAFQELSRQIETKRLASDESLAQMRQTVELKLSREGIPARVEGRVKRVYSIYQKLKRQKISLEQVYDFMGLRIITDSVKNCYAALGAIHNEWHPIPGRIKDFIAIPRPNLYQSLHTSVIGPGGLSFEIQIRTEEMHRIAEEGIAAHWKYKEGRREHPAADDQRIAWLRQLVEWQREMRDPGEFMSTFKVDLYQEEVYCFTPRGRVIMLPRDASPVDFAYAIHTDVGHTCVGAKVNGRIVPLRTQLRNGDVVEILTQTGHMPSKDWLGLVKTSRARNKIKQVVKATERERAMEIGQKALEREGRRLGIPLNRIPRADFEKAASDHGFGKVEDLQAAVGWGKLTARGVLQRFLPEAPAPPPGEVPATPAPTGPGPGEDLVLRVKGVDDLLVYRAKCCNPIRGEPIVGYITRGKGVAVHATSCANVNNLLYEAERRIEVEWARSATESFLVQLNVHSEDRPGILNQLTQILTHENSNIRSLEARSDVKRGTETAVVEMSVEIHDKKQLERIIASMRRISGVRDVERSV; this is translated from the coding sequence ATGTCCTCTTCCGCCGGTAGTGTCTCCGCGCCCGGCCAGCCCTCGTCGAGCGCCGGCGGTGGCTCCCCGGAGGGGACGAGTCCGGCCGCTGACGGTCTCTTCCTCCAACTCGAAGAACGCGTTCGCCAGCTTCGGCCCAACGAACCGATCGAACCCTTGCGCGCCGCCTACGAATTCGCCGCGCTGAAGCATTCCGGGCAAGCCCGCGACAACGGCGAGCCCTACATCACTCATCCGCTGTCGGTGGCGTTGATTCTGGCCGGAGTCAACATGGACGTCGTGGGTCTGCAAACCGCGATTCTGCACGACACGCTCGAGGATACCGGCGCCCGGCTGGATGAGTTGCGAAAGCTTTTCGGCGCCGAAGTGGCTCACTGCGTCGATGGCGTGACGAAGCTCACCAAGGTCCACATGTATTCGCGCGAGGAGCGCCAGGCCGAGAGTGTGCGCAAGATGCTGCTCGCGATGGTGGGCGACCTCCGCGTGATCCTGGTTAAGCTCGCCGATCGCCTGCACAACATGCGCACGCTTGAGCCGCTGCCCCGGGAGCGCCAACAGCGGATCGCCCAGGAGACTCTCGAGCTCTATGCGCCGATCGCGCACCGGCTTGGAATGGGCAAGATCCGCGGCGAACTCGAGGATCTCGCCTTCCGCTATGCCGAGCCCGATGCGTTCCAGGAGTTGTCGCGCCAGATCGAAACCAAGCGTTTGGCGAGCGACGAATCCCTGGCCCAGATGCGCCAGACGGTGGAATTGAAGCTCTCCCGCGAGGGGATTCCCGCTCGCGTCGAAGGCCGCGTGAAGCGCGTCTACTCGATCTACCAGAAACTCAAGCGGCAGAAGATTTCCCTTGAGCAGGTCTATGATTTCATGGGGTTGCGGATCATCACCGATTCGGTGAAGAACTGCTATGCGGCCCTCGGCGCCATCCACAATGAGTGGCATCCGATTCCAGGCCGCATCAAGGATTTCATCGCCATCCCGCGGCCCAACCTTTACCAGTCCCTGCACACCTCGGTGATCGGGCCGGGCGGGCTTTCGTTCGAAATTCAGATTCGCACCGAAGAGATGCATCGCATCGCCGAGGAAGGCATCGCCGCGCATTGGAAGTACAAAGAGGGCCGGCGCGAGCATCCCGCCGCGGACGATCAACGGATCGCGTGGCTACGCCAGTTGGTGGAATGGCAGCGGGAGATGCGGGATCCCGGTGAGTTCATGTCCACGTTCAAGGTGGACCTCTACCAGGAGGAAGTCTACTGTTTCACGCCGCGCGGGCGGGTGATCATGCTGCCACGCGATGCCTCGCCGGTTGATTTCGCGTACGCCATCCACACCGATGTTGGCCATACCTGCGTCGGCGCCAAAGTGAACGGACGCATCGTTCCGCTCCGGACACAGCTTCGCAACGGTGACGTGGTCGAGATCCTCACCCAAACCGGCCACATGCCGTCCAAGGACTGGCTGGGGCTGGTAAAGACGTCGCGCGCGCGCAACAAGATCAAGCAGGTGGTGAAGGCCACCGAGCGCGAGCGGGCGATGGAGATCGGTCAGAAAGCTCTCGAACGCGAAGGCCGGCGGCTGGGCATCCCGCTCAACCGGATCCCCCGAGCCGACTTCGAAAAGGCGGCGTCCGACCATGGCTTCGGCAAGGTCGAGGATCTTCAGGCGGCGGTCGGTTGGGGGAAATTGACCGCCCGCGGCGTGCTCCAGCGGTTCCTGCCCGAGGCTCCGGCTCCTCCGCCGGGAGAGGTTCCCGCGACTCCTGCCCCGACCGGGCCCGGGCCCGGCGAGGATCTCGTACTGCGCGTGAAGGGCGTTGACGATCTGCTCGTCTATCGGGCCAAGTGCTGTAATCCGATTCGCGGCGAACCCATTGTCGGCTACATCACGCGCGGCAAAGGCGTCGCCGTTCACGCGACGTCGTGTGCGAATGTGAACAATCTTCTGTACGAGGCGGAGCGAAGGATCGAGGTCGAGTGGGCTCGCAGTGCGACCGAATCGTTCCTCGTGCAGCTCAACGTGCACTCCGAGGACCGGCCAGGGATACTGAACCAGTTGACCCAGATCTTGACGCACGAGAACTCCAACATCCGGAGCCTCGAGGCGCGGTCCGACGTGAAGCGAGGGACTGAGACCGCGGTGGTGGAAATGTCGGTGGAGATTCATGATAAGAAGCAACTCGAGCGAATCATCGCGTCGATGCGGCGCATCTCTGGAGTGAGGGATGTGGAACGGAGCGTCTGA
- a CDS encoding tetratricopeptide repeat protein: MKSRIQISLAAAASLALLASSTACTQLKARDQLNQGVRAFKVAKYAEAVEHFRTATDLDPTFPTARLYLATAYYSQYIPGAESPENMELATSAHNEYLKVLEQDPKNELALASIASLFFHQKKWPEAEEWYHKLIEANPQNKEGLYTLGVIAWTKSFQKRMEARAKLGMKPEDPGPLKDAKVREPLAAELLPIVNTGIADLEKALQVDAEYDDAMAYMNLLHRERADLQESADAYKQDIATADGWVTKTMDTKKIKQERAAKTQGGIIQE, encoded by the coding sequence ATGAAATCCAGAATCCAGATCTCCCTCGCCGCCGCGGCCTCGCTGGCGCTGCTCGCATCGTCGACGGCCTGCACGCAGTTGAAGGCGCGAGACCAGCTCAACCAGGGCGTGCGGGCTTTCAAAGTCGCCAAGTACGCCGAGGCCGTGGAGCACTTCCGGACCGCCACCGACCTGGACCCGACGTTCCCGACGGCTCGCCTCTATCTGGCTACCGCCTACTACAGCCAATACATCCCCGGCGCCGAGTCGCCCGAAAACATGGAGCTGGCCACCAGCGCCCACAACGAGTATTTGAAGGTGCTTGAGCAGGACCCGAAGAACGAACTCGCGCTCGCATCGATCGCGTCGTTGTTCTTTCACCAGAAGAAGTGGCCGGAAGCCGAAGAATGGTACCACAAGCTGATTGAAGCCAATCCGCAGAACAAGGAAGGGCTCTACACATTGGGCGTGATTGCCTGGACGAAAAGCTTCCAGAAGCGGATGGAAGCCCGCGCGAAGCTGGGCATGAAACCCGAGGATCCCGGTCCATTGAAGGACGCCAAGGTTCGTGAGCCCCTCGCTGCCGAGCTGCTGCCGATCGTCAACACCGGCATCGCCGACCTCGAAAAGGCGTTGCAGGTGGATGCCGAATACGATGACGCGATGGCCTACATGAACCTGCTTCACCGCGAGCGGGCGGACTTGCAGGAATCCGCCGATGCGTACAAGCAAGACATCGCGACCGCCGACGGCTGGGTAACCAAGACCATGGACACCAAGAAGATCAAGCAGGAGCGTGCCGCCAAAACGCAAGGCGGCATCATCCAGGAATAG
- a CDS encoding biopolymer transporter ExbD — MAMAVGGAGSGPRADINMTPLIDVLLVLLIIFMVITPLTPKGLESLVPQPAPPNQSQESNVRTVVIVINRDRSIQINQEPVTEDKLQTRLEEIFKTRAERVVFVKGDPDLEYQYVAKAIDAAKGAGIDKVGLMTPKMEEGQ; from the coding sequence ATGGCAATGGCAGTTGGCGGAGCCGGAAGCGGGCCCCGCGCCGATATCAACATGACCCCCCTGATCGACGTGCTGCTGGTGCTGCTGATCATCTTCATGGTGATCACTCCGTTGACGCCGAAGGGGCTTGAATCCCTGGTGCCGCAGCCCGCGCCGCCAAATCAGAGCCAGGAGTCCAACGTCCGCACCGTTGTGATTGTGATCAACCGCGACCGGTCGATCCAGATCAACCAGGAACCGGTGACCGAGGACAAACTGCAGACCCGGCTCGAAGAGATTTTCAAAACTCGCGCCGAGCGCGTGGTGTTCGTCAAGGGCGACCCCGATCTTGAGTACCAATATGTGGCGAAGGCGATCGACGCCGCCAAGGGCGCCGGTATCGACAAGGTCGGCCTGATGACGCCCAAAATGGAAGAAGGGCAGTAA
- a CDS encoding biopolymer transporter ExbD, whose translation MKKQKAPDVVADINVTPMVDVMLVMLIIFMVITPMLTKGITVDLVKTKNPIAMSDADKEDAILVAVSRNGEVFLGSTKMTADALPGKVKDLLTNRLSKIAYLKADSRARYERVVEVVDNLRAAGVDQLGMLTESIDKNVGEAAQ comes from the coding sequence ATGAAGAAGCAAAAAGCTCCCGACGTAGTCGCCGACATTAACGTGACTCCGATGGTCGACGTGATGCTCGTGATGCTCATCATCTTCATGGTCATCACGCCCATGTTGACGAAGGGTATTACGGTGGACCTGGTGAAGACGAAGAATCCCATCGCGATGTCCGATGCCGACAAGGAAGACGCTATCCTCGTGGCCGTTTCGAGAAACGGCGAAGTCTTTCTCGGCAGCACCAAAATGACAGCCGATGCCCTGCCGGGGAAGGTGAAAGACTTGTTGACGAACCGGCTCAGCAAGATCGCCTATTTGAAGGCAGATTCCCGCGCCCGCTACGAGCGAGTGGTGGAAGTGGTGGACAACCTGCGAGCCGCTGGCGTGGATCAGTTGGGAATGTTGACCGAGAGCATCGACAAGAATGTAGGCGAGGCGGCGCAATAG
- a CDS encoding MotA/TolQ/ExbB proton channel family protein, with translation MLLKMQLLAFFLLQEGGIAFDPMSMWNQMGWMAKAVVIILFIMSAYSIGVMIDRLMAYSAARKQSRLFAPAVAGALREGKLDEAIKIADRYKKSHLAKVVVAGLQEFKAHQLSSDIPGEEIEASRRALERAEAIVHAELKRGVSTLATIGSSAPFVGLFGTVVGIINAFKGISTEKSTGLGAVAGGISEALVATAIGLFVAIPAVWMFNYFTTKLESFDVEMGNSASELLDYFLKKTQQRAAAK, from the coding sequence ATGCTTTTGAAAATGCAACTTCTTGCCTTCTTCTTGCTTCAGGAAGGCGGCATCGCATTCGACCCGATGTCGATGTGGAACCAGATGGGATGGATGGCGAAAGCCGTCGTCATCATCCTGTTCATCATGTCGGCGTACTCGATCGGTGTGATGATCGACCGCCTGATGGCCTACTCGGCCGCCCGCAAGCAATCCCGTCTGTTCGCGCCCGCCGTGGCAGGCGCTCTTCGCGAAGGCAAGCTCGACGAAGCGATCAAGATCGCTGACCGTTACAAGAAGAGCCACCTCGCCAAGGTTGTCGTGGCCGGTCTCCAGGAATTCAAGGCCCACCAGCTCTCCTCCGACATTCCGGGTGAAGAGATCGAAGCCAGCCGCCGCGCTCTCGAGCGGGCCGAGGCGATCGTTCACGCCGAACTCAAGCGTGGCGTTTCGACCCTTGCCACCATCGGCTCGTCAGCTCCGTTCGTCGGACTGTTCGGCACCGTCGTCGGCATCATCAACGCGTTCAAAGGCATTTCGACCGAAAAGTCGACCGGTCTCGGCGCTGTCGCCGGCGGTATTTCGGAAGCGCTGGTCGCCACCGCCATCGGTCTCTTCGTGGCCATTCCCGCGGTTTGGATGTTCAACTACTTCACCACCAAGCTTGAGTCTTTCGACGTCGAGATGGGCAACTCCGCTTCCGAACTGCTGGACTACTTCCTGAAGAAGACCCAGCAGCGCGCGGCTGCGAAGTAA
- a CDS encoding TonB family protein, translating to MFEQSLIEASGKTRKTTSVLLSTLIQIGLIFFAVILPMIYFDTLPGVQLSSFLVPPPPPPPPPPPPAPMPKVVKVIPRQFDAGKLMAPKEIPKEVAVIKEDELPPAAVSAGVVGGVTGGVPGGALSGVIGGIVGSVPTAAPPPPPPKVEKPKPPPTPQRIRVGGNVQAARLRRQPKPVYPPLARQARIQGTVRFTAIIGKDGTIQNLQLISGHPLLVQSAQDAVKQWVYEPTLLNNEPVEVVTQIDVNFTLTN from the coding sequence ATGTTCGAGCAAAGCTTGATCGAAGCATCGGGTAAGACACGCAAGACGACGTCGGTGTTGCTTTCGACCCTCATTCAGATCGGTCTGATCTTCTTCGCCGTCATCCTCCCGATGATCTATTTCGACACTCTACCCGGCGTGCAGTTGTCGAGTTTTCTGGTGCCGCCGCCTCCTCCCCCGCCGCCGCCTCCTCCTCCCGCTCCGATGCCCAAGGTAGTAAAAGTAATCCCGCGGCAGTTCGACGCTGGAAAGCTGATGGCGCCCAAGGAGATTCCCAAAGAAGTGGCCGTGATCAAGGAAGACGAACTGCCCCCCGCCGCCGTATCGGCCGGCGTCGTGGGTGGCGTGACCGGTGGTGTGCCCGGTGGCGCTCTGTCGGGCGTGATCGGCGGCATCGTGGGTTCCGTGCCCACCGCCGCACCGCCGCCGCCGCCGCCGAAGGTAGAGAAGCCGAAGCCGCCGCCAACCCCGCAGCGCATCCGCGTCGGTGGTAACGTCCAGGCCGCCCGCCTGCGCCGCCAGCCCAAGCCCGTGTATCCTCCGCTCGCCCGTCAGGCGCGCATTCAGGGCACTGTCCGGTTCACGGCCATCATCGGCAAGGACGGTACTATTCAGAATCTTCAGTTGATCAGCGGCCACCCGCTGCTGGTTCAGTCTGCGCAGGACGCTGTGAAGCAGTGGGTGTACGAGCCCACGCTGCTCAACAACGAGCCGGTGGAGGTGGTGACGCAGATCGACGTGAACTTCACTCTCACCAACTAG